From the genome of Bacillota bacterium:
TACCCATACTGATCTTGTGCTTCCTGGAGAATCGGAATCAAATTATGCTGCTCAGGAGCGTAACTACTCAAGATCTCTTTTAAGGGTGCGAGATACTTTTCATAACTTTCTTTTCCATGACCACACACGCAAGCCATTTGCTCCCCATCCTTTCTATTTCTCTTAACTATATTGTGATTATTTTAACATAGCCTTACATAAAATTAACCCCCGGTGAGCAGGGATTGTTAGTGAATTCACATACTTTTACTTCATTATACTTAGGGGCATTCTATTTGTCAATAGGATAATTTGATATTTCCATCACAATGTTGCTGACAGCATTTTCAGGATCGCTTCATCTACAGCAAAACCCCTAATAGAGTCCAGATAATGGCTGTCTGAACCCTGCATCCACTGGTACTGCCGCAGTTCAGGACGAGCATTCATAAAAACTTCAGGCTCGCTGTTCTGCGAGATTTCGATTACCTTAATACCAGCACCAGGTGGGATAAAACCCAGCTGCGTCAGAATACTGTTTACAGGACGATCAACATGGGCCGGAACTGCCAGACCACCAAGTTCAGTGATTGTTTTCACAGCTTCTGTCAATGAAATATCCGCAGCTGCTGCCAGCAGCTGTTCTTCTTTAGCAGTATACTGATCATTGAGATCCGTGAGCAGCTGATATCCGAAGAGTTCTTCAGTGTTCGGCAGATGAGGCAGGCGCGGTTTGATGATGCTTTCCCACTCAAACAAGGCATCAAGCTCTGAAAAATAGCAGAGCAGATGCACTTCCTCTCGGGTCTCAACTTCCATGCCCGGAATCAATTTGAGCCCGCTTTTCGCTGCTAATTCCAGAGCGACCCGGATATTCCCAGCCGAGTTATGATCAGTAATGGCGATACAATCTAAACCAATCTTAAGCGCCTGTTTGATAATATTACCGGGAGTCATTAAGATATGAGCGCAGGGCGATAAACAGCTGTGGATATGCAGATCGCACCTTAAACCGCGTTTTGGTTCCATTGACCAGCCTCCACTTCCGGCTAGAGCCCTAACTCGATCAGCTTGCGGCTCAGTTCATACGCTGTCAGGGGTGTCCGCAAAATATTTACTTCCTTTTCCTCTGCTCTTTTCACTGAAGCGGCTTCGATTTCAAAATTCTCTACAACAATTACGGCAGCCAAATCCGTTAAACTGGCCACAGCCACAACATTCTGGTGTCCCTGAATTGTGATCCACAGGTTATCAGCTTGAGCTTTGGCCATCGCATTACTGAGAAGATCCCCCACATATACTCCTGAAATATCCTTATCGAATATTCCAGAAACCACTTCCAAACCGAGCTGGTCAACCAAATCTTTTACTTTCACTGCTCTGATCACCTATCCTTACCATGCTTATTGCGGTTTTTCATCACCGGAGGCAGTTCATGAATCAATTCAGATAGTTTTTCTGCTAAATCTCCCATCTGTTTCCTCAGCAGAAAGACACAATCGCTCCGACTCGCCAACCCAGTGACAATGTCTTCGGCTAGAGTTTTGCAGTCGGGAGCACCGCAGGCAGCGCAGTCCAAGCCCGGTAACACAGTTATCTCCTGCTCCAGCTGAGACAATTTCTCCATAGCTCTCTTTAAATTGCTGTCCAGCTGCCCGATCTGCAGCGGTTCAAATTTTCCCGGGAGCTTAAAGTGATAGCGGCCATCATCCTGCGGGACCATCTGCTCCCCTTGCGCACGCAGTCGGCGCAGATCATAGCGGGCTTGAAATGGATTAACAACATTAAAAACTCCGCCGACACAGCCGTACTCGCAGGCTGCCAGTTCAAAGTACTTAACGCCTTTAATATTATTGCGGGAAAGCTCATTTAAGAGAGCCTTGACTCGGTGGATGCCCGAAACAGATAAACTGCGCTTTTGGATTGGATCATTGAGAAGCTTGACCTCGCCGCCGCTTTGACCCCACCCTAAACCCAAATATGGGACTGGAAGGTTTTCCTCATCCAAATCTTGACACTTATCCAAAACCGCGAGCACCGCTTGATATACCTGAGATACGGCTATTGTCTTATCAATGGGGCTTTTTTCAATGCCAACCGGATCAAAGGTGGTAGTATTTTTGCCGGGACAGGGGGTAATCAAAAAGACACCGATCTCATCAGGCTCAACACCTTTAGCAGCCGCATCGCTGCGTGCCTTTTCTGCCATGGCATCAACTGGAGCCTTAAAAGGAATCAAATGCTCGGTAAGCTCAGGGTAGAGAATTTTAATCAGCCTAACTACCACCGGACAAGAGGAAGAAATAAAAACGCCAGGGTTAGCAGCTAAAAATTCCGATGTTTTTCTGCTCAAAGCTTCGGCAGCCAGTGACACATCCATTACTTCCTTGAAGCCGAGCCTATAAACCGCATTTTTAATCTTGGCTGGATCAATTCCTTTAAACTGGCCGTAGAA
Proteins encoded in this window:
- a CDS encoding PHP domain-containing protein; protein product: MEPKRGLRCDLHIHSCLSPCAHILMTPGNIIKQALKIGLDCIAITDHNSAGNIRVALELAAKSGLKLIPGMEVETREEVHLLCYFSELDALFEWESIIKPRLPHLPNTEELFGYQLLTDLNDQYTAKEEQLLAAAADISLTEAVKTITELGGLAVPAHVDRPVNSILTQLGFIPPGAGIKVIEISQNSEPEVFMNARPELRQYQWMQGSDSHYLDSIRGFAVDEAILKMLSATL
- a CDS encoding serine kinase; amino-acid sequence: MKVKDLVDQLGLEVVSGIFDKDISGVYVGDLLSNAMAKAQADNLWITIQGHQNVVAVASLTDLAAVIVVENFEIEAASVKRAEEKEVNILRTPLTAYELSRKLIELGL
- a CDS encoding 4Fe-4S dicluster domain-containing protein, whose protein sequence is MKKHSVLLKEELCEGCTNCVKNCPTKAIRVRNGKARIRDELCIDCAECIRICAYHAKYSLTAGIADVSDYQYPIALIPPSFYGQFKGIDPAKIKNAVYRLGFKEVMDVSLAAEALSRKTSEFLAANPGVFISSSCPVVVRLIKILYPELTEHLIPFKAPVDAMAEKARSDAAAKGVEPDEIGVFLITPCPGKNTTTFDPVGIEKSPIDKTIAVSQVYQAVLAVLDKCQDLDEENLPVPYLGLGWGQSGGEVKLLNDPIQKRSLSVSGIHRVKALLNELSRNNIKGVKYFELAACEYGCVGGVFNVVNPFQARYDLRRLRAQGEQMVPQDDGRYHFKLPGKFEPLQIGQLDSNLKRAMEKLSQLEQEITVLPGLDCAACGAPDCKTLAEDIVTGLASRSDCVFLLRKQMGDLAEKLSELIHELPPVMKNRNKHGKDR